The genomic window GCAGCGTGCTAGGGTTGAACGTGAGATGGAACGCTGGATTTTTGAAGAGGAAATCACGCCAGAGTATTTGATTGCGAAGTCCATTGAAATGGGGTTCATGGGCAAAGAGTCATCGTGTCTCGTCCAGATCGATGAGGCAGGGATCATATTCAACGCTCGCGATTGGCAGTCAGCTGCCGCAGTCAGAACCAAGTGGATCAAGTTTTTGAGCCAGTCCCGTAAGTTCGGTTATGACTTTGTCTTCATTGCCCAATCGGATCGGATGATCGATAAGCAGATCCGTGGTCTGGTCGAGTACGATGTAAAACACCTGAAGGCGAATAACAGTATCATGTTCTCGTTTCTCTCACTCTTCAGGATCACCATGTTCATGTACATATACAAATGGTATCACACCAAAGTCAAAGCCAATTTGAGATTTGGACGTTATAGGAAGTCTATTGCAGATCGTTATGACACAATGCGTACCTTTAACCTGGAAGAGCTCACCCTTGAAATTGAAAAGATGTATGACGGTGCAGTTGTTCCCGCGCCTGTAGCTGTCCAAATTGCAATCTGGAAGGACGAAATAGAGAAGAAACGGCAGGAAAAACTAGCAGCACAGGAACAGGAAGAGGAAAGCATTGGGGCTGACGGTGGGGGTCAGGGGGTCCCCACCGGCGGAACCGATGCTCCCGAACATCTGGAGGTGGATGCAAGTTGACATACCGTATCCACTCCTTTTTGTCACCCAGACGTTTAGGCCGTCAGCTGTTGGCATTGGTAATCTGTATTGTGCTAATTTTCGAGTTGGCTGTGCCCAGGGCAAACGCATTTTTCCCAGCTCTTGTCTTGGGAGGTATGGCGCTTGGTGAAGCCATGTATACCTTGGCTGCCATTGGTGTAACTGGGTACGGGATGTATCAAATTGCAGATCATGTATGGGATGATGTCCGGTCGGCTGCTCCTAGGGTTAAGGCGGCATGGAACTCACTCAGTGCCACTGCAAAGGCATCATGGGCAACACTCGAAGAAGCTACGGTCAATGGTACTGCATCTGTGCTCCTTACGGCTCAACAATGGATCGATGCGGCCAAGGCTGGGATATTGTCCATCACAGGTTCAACCACTACCATTCCGGCATTTAACTGGCCGGGGGCAAACTACAAATTTAGGTTGGGTTCATCTGGTGTGCTGGATGCATCTTGGATTGCGTCCTACAGTATTATGACGTTTAGCATCAACGGTAGTACGTTTTACCTTGTCCCATCTGAAATTGATAAGGATGGATATGCTACACAAAATGGAATTTATGCACGTGTAGCCTACGATTGGGTTATGGGCGTAGAGGGCGGAAGCGCTGTTATTAATTACACGATGCCCGGAGGGGCTACAACATTTAACCGTGAGAAGCTTGTTGTTTCTGTTACATCAAGTATTAAGGGCCTTCCTAATACTTACACTGATTACTCCATAGCCAGTGATGGATTTATGTACGATCGTTATAGTAGTATTCCTGCTGGACTGGGATTTGTGTACGGCAACTGGAACGATGTACTTCGTGGCTTCCAGGACTCCGTTTTGGCTTACAAAATGTACATGCAGATGGTGTATGGAGGTACTGCGGTATCGGCTCCGGCTATGCCAGGTATCCCGGCGATCAACAAGGAATGGGATGCAACGAAGCCTGTCGCGATTCCTGTTCCACCTGGTGCGATCACGTACCCACAGACAGGGACTAAGGTCGGTACACTTACGTTGACAGCCGAGCAGATCAAGACCATGACTGCTGAAATGGCTAAGGCTGCTAACCCTTCGCTTCCTGGCGAACCAGGAACCGGCAATCCACCCAAAAACGATTGGGACAAGACACTCGGACAAGTCGTGACAACACGTTTTCCGTTCAGCTTGCCCTGGGACGTGTTCGCTGTACTCTCGATCCTCAACGCGCCGGCAAAGACACCGCATTTCAAGGTTGATGAGAAATACATGGGTATGTCATTTAAGTTTGATTACAAGATGGATTATCTCGATCCGTACATGCCCTGGTTTAGAGGGATCGTCATAGCTGCATTTGCTCTCTGGCTGATCATGTCCACTCGTAACCTCTTAGGTGGTGCGAAATGATCGGCAACATTATAGACAGCATTCTCGACTGGCTGACGACTATGGCAAAGGCTGTGCTCCTGCTTTTACCGGAGTCACCTTTTGCCAGTCTGAAATTGGCAACCATGCCAGGCTTCGCGGATGTTATGGGGTGGATCAACTACTTCGTACCGATCGGGCCGATGCTCACTCTTCTGACTAGCTACCTGGGCTGTGTGGCCATTTGGTACGGCGTACGTTGGGTTCTACGTTTAGCGCAGTATATCGACTAGGAGGGGCGTTTCATGATGGATACAATTTTCTTGTTGGTGCAGGCTGCCACTGTTATATTCTTCACTCTAACCTTTGATCTGTTGTAAGAGAGGCCACAGTAAGCCGTCAAGGGCGCGAAGCGATGAAATGAACCCTTTACGAGCGGATCGACCAGACAACCCTATAAGCCTGTCCTGAACCCTGCGTTCAGGACCCTGCCACCCGGCGAGGGAAAATGGATTCTAAAGGTGATAACCTTTAGCTGCCAGAGGCATATTTTTCCTTTACTAAAGGTAACTTGCGTGCTAGAATAAAGGTAACCTAAAAGAAGGCGAGGTAACTTCTACTATGTCACTTAAAAATCTCCAAGAAGTAGAACGCGATCTTACCAGACAAAAGATTGATTTACTCGAAACCATGAATAATTTTCTTTATGTGCATCGTGATGCCTTTGATGCTCCAGAGTACAAGGAAATGTCTAAAGATTACGGTAGGATATCGAGAGAACTCGATAATGTTCAAATACAAATCAGTAATGTTCAACCGAAAATCGGTCGGCCGCAGATCGGTGTCGGCAAGCCAGTTAAAATAACTTTGCCAGAAGATGACTGGAAGAGGATTGAAGACATAATTAATCACGGTCACGCTTTGTCTTTTGCCGATTATTTCAGGCAGCTGCATCAAAATCAATAAAGGGGCTGACTACAAATGCCATTTAATGAATGGCCGTTATGGCTGATATTGTTTGCTATTTTTCTTCTCCCGGGCTTTCTCTTTAACACGTATACGGCATTTGGTAGGGTGTTCAGTGCAGTGAAAAATTTGTTTCGGAACTAATAAAAATGGGAAAATGAGCAGGTGATTTTATGAGCGATGGAACGAAAGCACCCCCGTCCACTAACAGGGGGGTGCAATCTAAATCCCAAAGTACGCTCCGCGCCTGTGTGGACTGGGTTCAAGTCACTTTTCAAACTGTAACGGACATCCGGAAAATTTGCGACATTTTGGGCTTGGATATCATTCATTTCGGGTTCGAATCATCAGGCAAATTTGGTTATAAATCCCAAAAACTTTTTGGGCATATACATATTATGTATGATCATCGGAATGTTCCAGGCTTTCACGTCATGATGACTGGGCAA from Paenibacillus sp. 1781tsa1 includes these protein-coding regions:
- a CDS encoding zonular occludens toxin domain-containing protein is translated as MISLYTGSVGSGKSYHGTQLGLEWIKRKYVIANYPIKPPKRIFPWQRARVEREMERWIFEEEITPEYLIAKSIEMGFMGKESSCLVQIDEAGIIFNARDWQSAAAVRTKWIKFLSQSRKFGYDFVFIAQSDRMIDKQIRGLVEYDVKHLKANNSIMFSFLSLFRITMFMYIYKWYHTKVKANLRFGRYRKSIADRYDTMRTFNLEELTLEIEKMYDGAVVPAPVAVQIAIWKDEIEKKRQEKLAAQEQEEESIGADGGGQGVPTGGTDAPEHLEVDAS